ACGTCGGGATTCCACAAGTACTGGCTGGCGATCACGTTGATCAGATCCAGATGAACGTGCGCCACGTCGTAAAAGTACGATTCGATCGTCCCGTCGTGGCGCTTGGCGTCCGTGTAGTTCGTGTCCCACGTGCCGCCATTCCACAGCGGCGTGTACCGGAAATTGCACAGCTTCGTGCCCAGATACCGGTGATACCCCGCGACCTGCTCCGGCGTCCGATCCTCGAGAACAAAATAGAACCGATCTTTCATATCCTGCGGAACCGACTGCCCAACGACGCGAAGGTACTCGCGGAAGTGATTGATGTCCGGAAGCGCATCGTTGTTCGGAGCCTCGTAATAGCACGGCAGCGTCAAAAACACGTCGGCGTTGGCATTGCTCTGCCGGATCGCCTCCAGCATCGCCGCGAACCGCGCCGCGTCCGCCCGCGCCGGCGTCGGATCGTCCGGATAATTCGCCCGATCCACCGCGTCCCGCTCGGCCCAGAAATCCTGAACGTACTCGAACCACCAGCCGGCGTCCGTCGCGTCGTGCCAGACATACAACCCCATGCTCGGGTCCGCCACCGCATTGCCCGCCAATTCCGCGTACCCTCGAATCGAATTCGGATCCGACCAGTTCCACGCCGCCAGCGGAGACTCCAGCTTCGGTCGCTCCCAATACCCGTATCCCAGCCGCAGCCCGCGGGCCAACGCATACGCCTGCTGATTCGTGTACCCGCCGTAACCGTAGAACCCGTGCGAAATCCGCTGAAGCCCAGCCTTGCGGTGAATGAACATCCGCTGCTGCTCGACCGGCATGTCCGACTTCAACCCGTTCACATCGGAAGTCACCCGCGCCTCAAACGCCGGCCAATCGATCAGATCGACGCCGCGCACCGTAAACCGTCCCTCCTCCACCCGCACCAACTGCGACCACGCGAATAAGGCATAGTAAATTCCCTGCTCCGACGGGCTGATCAGGTAGACCGTCGGCTCCGCCTCACCCAGAAAACTGCGAATGATAAAGCTCTGATCCCTCCGCAAACCGCCCGGCAGCTTCTCCGCAACGAACGGCCCGCTCAGCAGTTCCCCCCGCAACCCCTCCGGCACATCGTCCAAATCCACCAGCACGATCCGGAATCCCGTCGGCTGGGTGGTCCCTTCCGCTACCGAAACCGCCATCGCCCTGCCGCAACGGCGACTCAGATACTCACCCAAATCCCCCGCCATCATCCCGACCTTCTCAGCCGAAAAGGACCCACCCGCCGCCAACATAATCCGATCGGGAATTGGGACAACCGCCGACCGATACTCGACGACCCGCGGAATTGGAAAAATCTCACGTCCCGCCTCCGGATCGAACGACCCCGCCACCACGCACACCGACAACATCAACGACAACAACGCGCAAAACGAGACTCTCATGGTTCTTTCCCACTGACACCGGAGCGATCTCGCTCGGATCAGATCAATAATCCGGATCCCAGTCCTCAGGACACTCTTTCCAGTAGCCGGTCAAAAACCAGCTCGGCTTCTCAAACGATGCGTACGAACCCACGTGCCCGTCAACAAATGTGAAGTTCGCCCGTACCCCGCTATGGCAGCCGTTCACGCTGCCTCCCCACTCGCCCACCGCCCCGTCCTGACCCCATTCCCAAACCTGCCCGTAGCTGTTCCCCAGCGTAAATCCTGAACGACCGCCCACGCTGTCTCCCACGAACAGCTTCTGCGACGGATTGTTCACCCTCTCGAGCCTTATCGAACCGCCCGACTCCTCCAGATGCCTGTTCCGGCCGTACGAGGAACTGAAGGGCGGGAACCCGTCCACCGCAACGCTCCCCACCGGACAGTACAAGAACCCGCTGTCATAATCCCAACCTCCCGGCGGCGACCGCAGAACCCGATCGCCGGGCAGATATCTTAAACCCACCAGCCGCCAGTTCCACCGCTCGTTATATACCGGCTCGCCCGACGGCACCGGAGACACCACCCGCGGCGGCTGCCGACCTTGATAGTCATCCCCGTACCCAACGCACCCTTTGTGAATCTGGCTCAACCGAGCCGCGCAGAGGACCATTCGCGATTGGTCCCGCCCCGCCGTTAGCGCCGGCAACAAAATCGACACCAGCACCAACAGCTCGATCAGCGTGAACGAACTCGCGCCGTATCTGCCGTCACCGCCTCCCATGCGTTTCAACCTGGAATGGTATCGCGCCCACATGGCTCACGCACTGCTCCTGATGGTCAACGACGACGCCAGACTCAGCGACCGCGGGCTCGCCCCGCGGTCACTGCTCACCAGCTTAAACAGCAAATCCACCGCCTCGCCCGCCAACCGCTCGATCCCCGCCCCGATCGTGGTCAACGCGGGATGGTAATACGCCCCCGCCTCCGTCCCGTCGATCCCCACCACCGCGATATCCCGCGGCACCTCCAATCCGCCGTCCCGTATCCCGCTGATCAGACCGGTCGCCGCGTAATCCGAATATGCGATCACCGCCGTCGGACGATCCGCCTCCTCAGCCAACGCCCGACCCATCTGACGCACCGTCCGCAAATCGCTCCCGCCGTTGACGATATGCCATTCCATCCGGTGACGTTCGCACGATTCACAAAACGCGATCGTCTTCGGATCCACCAGCGGCAGCGGCAGCGGATACGCCACCATCCAGACCTTCCGGTGGCCCCGGCCCTTCAGATGCGCGACCGCCCCATCCATCCCGCTCAGCCAATCCGTCGATACGCTCGAAATCCCTTCGATGGCCATATCGACCAGCACGATCGGAAAACCCGTCTCAACCACGTACTGGTGCTGCGGCGTGCCCGGCTGAAGCCCGCCCGCCACCATCAACACCCCGTCCACACGCCCGTCCAGAAGCATGTCCAGACACTCAACCTCTTTCGCAAAATCCCACTCAGTAACCGAAACAATCAGGTGATAGCCCTTCCTATCCGCTAAATGCAGCGTGTGCGATGTCAGTTCCGCATAGAACGGCGTGTGAATATCCCCGCAGATCAACCCCAACGAGTTCGTCTTGCCCCGCGCCAGCGCCCGCGCCGCGTACGACGGCCGATAGTTCAACTCCCGCGCCGTTCGAAAGATCCGCTCCCGCGTCTTCGCGGAGATCCGCAGCCCCGAAGGCTTGTTGTTCAACACCTTCGAAACCGTGGTCATCGTCACCCCGACACGATTCGCAATATCCGAAATCTTGGCCGCCAAGTCTGATTCCTTAGCCGGGGTTAACGTATGACGTTTAGCGCTTACCCTAATCATAAGCCGTTTCTTTTTTAATACAAGACCTTTTCATCCAGCCGACGGTATAATCCCAGCCGTTACAGGTGCATGTCTTCTACTGATGAAGGATAAAACTATGGCATCGGGTGAGAAAGTTGACCGGGTGGTGGTTGCCAATCCGGACTGGTACGCCAGCTTCCCGCAGTTGTTTCGGACCGACCGTGAGGTGGTACTGCTCTTCCAAGTCCAGGAATTGGAGAGACTTAAGGCAATCCCAGAGCATCCGCACTGGCAGAAGGTGGCCCAGCCCCGCTGGGCCGTCTCACGCGATCAGGGCCTCAGTTGGGACGTCACGGACCGCCCCCCGCAAGTCGGCCGCGTCCTCGACGCGACCAACCCCTCATGCCCATTGGCCGACGGCGGAACCGTCACGCTGAGCTTTGATCGCAATCGGCCCAAGGTCGCCCTGATCGAACACGGCACGGTCGGCGGCTACCGACCGTATCAGAGCACCGACCTCCCCGGCGCCGAAAAGCACGCGTTCGATAACTTCGGTCCCTACAACGAGTTCTGTCCTTTCGGCGTCGCGCGAACTCCCGACGGGGCAATCATCGCCTGCGGCTACGCCACCATGCCGGCTGAGTTGTCGGGCACAGCCTGGACGAAAACCAACACGCTGTTCCTGCAGAGCGACGATGAGGGGCGTACGTGGCGATACCTTTCCGATCTGCCGAACCCCTACCCGTTCGGATTCAGCGAAGCCGATCTGGTCGCCGGGCCCGGCGACTACCTCCAGGTCTACATGCGGGCCGACTGGAACTACGTCCCGCGCGAGCAATGGCCGCCCGAAGCCGACACCGGCGAGGAACGCTACGGCTACTTCCTGTACCGCTCCGAATCGGTGGACGGCGGGCGAACCTGGTCGGTTCCGGAGCAACTGCCCCTCTGGGGCCATCCGCCGTGCGTCAAACGTCTGCGCAGCGGGAACTTACTGCTGGTCTGGGGCCATCGCCAGCCGCCCTACGGGGCCGTCGGCTGCATCAGTTCCGACAACGGCAAGACGTGGGACCCGTCAAAGGCCAAGCAACTCATCGGCTTCGACCCCGGCGGCTACGACCTGGGCTATCCGGTGGCCACGCAATTCCCCGACGGCCGGATTCTCTGCGCCTGCTACGGCTACTCCACCAACGAGATATACGGCAAAGTCCCCCACGGTATCTTCGCCTCGACCTTCGATGAGCAGTGGCTCGCCCGGTAAACGCGGAAAGGGACACGGCACGCCGAGTCCCTTTCCGGATAAACACTCTTGACGAGGCGGGCTACGGGCTTGCGGGAGGCGCCAGCGTGCCTTCGGGGTTGTACTTGACGATGTAGATGTCCGTCTCGCCGGCCGAGTTCAGCGTCGCTGCGCCGGCAACTCCTTGTCCGAACGTCACCGAATTGGCAAACTGACCGACCGCGATGACGCAGCCGTCCTCGGCGATCGCGACGCCGTAGCCGATGTCGGTACCCGCGCCGCCGACCGAACGAACCCACGAAAGCGCGCCGCCGGAATCGTACTTGGCCACGAAGATATCGAACTCACCGGCTGCGGTGTGCGTGACCTCCGCGGGCAGCGTGGGCGCGAAGACCGCGGTGGACGCATACGCGCCGGTCACGGCCACCGAACCATCGGTGTGGACGCCGAGCCGGGTCGCCGCCTCCATCGACAGTCCGGTGATCTGGGCGGCCCAGTTCAACGAACCGGCCGAATCGAACGAAGCCAGATAGGCATCCATCTCAATCGCCACCATCGGCACCGTATCCAGTCCCGTGCCGAACAGGGCGCCGGGCGCGAACATGCCGCAGAGGGCGTAGTTGCCGTCGGCATCGCGGGTCAGGCCGACTCCGGACCCTTCACTCTGCGTGCCGCCGCTGGCCTGCTGGACGGAGAGGAACGTGCCGTCGGACGAGTAACGGGCGACGAAACATCCCAATCGATGGCGCCCGGGCTGGTCAGCACGGTCTGGTTGGGCTCACCGGGCCCGAACGTGGCCTCGTCGCGGAAGCACCTGGCGATCAACACGGACCCATCGGTCAGAACATGGATCGCCTCGACCACAGCACTGGCTGTGCCTCCGGCCCGCTTCGCCCCGTACAGGACTCCATCAGCGGAATAGGCGGCCATGAACGCATCCTGGCCTCCGGTCGAGGTCAGCGTCACCGGGCTGCCTCCCTCGTCGAGCCCGAAGTCGACCGTCAGGTCAAAAGCGCCGGCGACGAAGATCGTCCCGTCATCCGCCACCGTCA
The sequence above is drawn from the Phycisphaerae bacterium genome and encodes:
- a CDS encoding exo-alpha-sialidase; protein product: MASGEKVDRVVVANPDWYASFPQLFRTDREVVLLFQVQELERLKAIPEHPHWQKVAQPRWAVSRDQGLSWDVTDRPPQVGRVLDATNPSCPLADGGTVTLSFDRNRPKVALIEHGTVGGYRPYQSTDLPGAEKHAFDNFGPYNEFCPFGVARTPDGAIIACGYATMPAELSGTAWTKTNTLFLQSDDEGRTWRYLSDLPNPYPFGFSEADLVAGPGDYLQVYMRADWNYVPREQWPPEADTGEERYGYFLYRSESVDGGRTWSVPEQLPLWGHPPCVKRLRSGNLLLVWGHRQPPYGAVGCISSDNGKTWDPSKAKQLIGFDPGGYDLGYPVATQFPDGRILCACYGYSTNEIYGKVPHGIFASTFDEQWLAR
- a CDS encoding LacI family transcriptional regulator, yielding MAAKISDIANRVGVTMTTVSKVLNNKPSGLRISAKTRERIFRTARELNYRPSYAARALARGKTNSLGLICGDIHTPFYAELTSHTLHLADRKGYHLIVSVTEWDFAKEVECLDMLLDGRVDGVLMVAGGLQPGTPQHQYVVETGFPIVLVDMAIEGISSVSTDWLSGMDGAVAHLKGRGHRKVWMVAYPLPLPLVDPKTIAFCESCERHRMEWHIVNGGSDLRTVRQMGRALAEEADRPTAVIAYSDYAATGLISGIRDGGLEVPRDIAVVGIDGTEAGAYYHPALTTIGAGIERLAGEAVDLLFKLVSSDRGASPRSLSLASSLTIRSSA